A window from Toxoplasma gondii ME49 chromosome IX, whole genome shotgun sequence encodes these proteins:
- a CDS encoding Sec23/Sec24 trunk domain-containing protein (encoded by transcript TGME49_291680) yields the protein MDVHEHEAATGCRFSWNVWPATRAEAQKIELPLGCMFTPLRDCTSLQLVEYEPVRCRVSGCILNPFCAIDFRSKQWTCPFSLQRNAFPNHYAMHISEQNLPAELLYPTIEYILPQPMPAANAPGVSAGESLPPPLFFLVVDTCVIEEELDQLRDSLMQALALMPSDAMVGIITYGAMAMLHELGGGSENVDVMKAHVFRGNKELTSTQIQQQLGLARSANAYVPAGGPGAPAGSPLLRPAAARFIQPVGECEYKLTSILEELRRDSWPVPSDSRPMRCTGLALSVALAVLEAAWYQLPARVLLFVGGACTSGPGQVVDLSLCESIRHHLDLQKDNNNARFVKKALKYYTQLANQAVRSGHAVDIFACSLDQVGLYEMKVMTEKTGGCVVMGDSFSINVFKDSLRKFFETDSTGFLKMGFNAKIEVLCSKEFKVCGAIGPCTGTGKKGCQVSDTIVGEGMTTEWQAAALDKESTVAFYFEVTNQQAQNLPPGKQSFLQFQTSYLHPSGRRRLRVTTLSYRFAEPNTIDVAPGFDQEAAAVLMTRLAVFKTESEESLDVLRWLDRKLIRLVARFADYQKDDPSSFHLSTEFSIYPQFMYHLRRSHFLQTFNASPDETAYYRSVLLRASVMNALVMIQPALLEYSFEQQGPPQPVLLDAQALKPNVILLLDSFFHVVVWHGELIHQWREQGFHNMPEYENLRQLLQAPLEDAKVILDERFPVPKYVQCNSGGSQARFLLAKVNPSTNYAQTAGGGAAMAGLMGDSGAAGESFINTDDVSLKVFMDHLIKLAVQS from the exons ATGGACGTCCACGAGCATGAGGCGGCGACGGGTTGTCGCTTCTCCTGGAACGTCTGGCCTGCCACGCGtgcagaggcgcagaagatCGAGCTGCCTCTGGGATGCATGTTCACGCCTTTGCGGGACTGCACCAGCCTCCAGTTGGTCGAGTACGAGCCCGTCAGGTGTCGCGTGAGTGGCTGCATTCTCAACCCGTTCTGCGCCATCGACTTCCGGAGCAAACAGTGGACCTGTCCTTTTTCGCTTCAACGCAATGCCTTCCCTAACCACTACGCGATGCACATCTCCGAACAG AACTTGCCTGCCGAGCTGCTGTACCCCACAATCGAGTACATTCTGCCGCAGCCGATGCCCGCTGCGAACGCCCCCGGCGTCTCCGCGGGAGAGTCTCTTCCACcccctctgttttttctggtcGTTGATACGTGCGTCATTGAGGAGGAACTCGATCAACTTCGCGACTCTCTCATGCAG GCATTGGCGCTCATGCCTTCGGACGCCATGGTGGGCATCATCACGTACGGCGCAATGGCCATGCTCCACGAGTTGGGGGGTGGAAGCGAAAACGTGGATGTGATGAAGGCGCATGTCTTCCGTGGAAACAAAGAGCTGACATCAACGCAG ATCCAGCAGCAACTGGGTTTGGCGCGGTCAGCGAACGCGTATGTGCCTGCTGGAGGTCCGGGGGCGCCTGCAGgttctccgcttctgcgACCTGCCGCGGCGCGCTTCATTCAGCCGGTCGGAGAGTGCGAGTATAAACTGACTTCCATTCTGGAGGAGCTGCGGCGCGACTCCTGGCCGGTGCCGTCCGACTCGCG CCCTATGCGCTGTACAGGCCTGGCTCTCTCAGTTGCTCTCGCCGTCCTCGAGGCAGCCTGGTATCAACTTCCAGCTCGCGTGCTGCTGTTTGTtggcggcgcatgcacctcGGGTCCGGGTCAG gttGTCGATCTTTCGCTGTGCGAGTCCATTCGCCACCACTTGGACTTGCAGAAAGACAACAACAACGCGCGCTTTGTCAAAAAGGCTCTCAAGTATTACACCCAGCTCGCGAACCAGGCTGTCAGGTCTGGCCATGCCGTAGACATCTTCGCATGCTCTCTGGACCAG GTTGGTCTCTACGAGATGAAAGTGatgacggagaagacgggTGGATGCGTCGTCATGGGAGACAGTTTCTCCATCAACGTTTTCAAAGACAGTCTCAGGAAATTCTTCGAAACCGACTCGACAG GTTTCCTCAAGATGGGATTCAACGCAAAAATCGAGGTTCTTTGCAGCAAAGAGTTCAAAGTCTGCGGCGCCATCGGACCCTGCACAG GcacagggaagaagggatGTCAGGTGTCAGACACCATCGTGGGCGAGGGCATGACGACGGAGTGGCAAGCGGCCGCCCTTGACAAAGAATCGACGGTTGCCTTCTACTTCGAGGTGACGAACCAGCAAGCTCAGAACCTTCCTCCAG GAAAACagtcttttctccagttccaGACGTCTTACCTCCACCCTAGTGGCCGCCGCCGGCTTCGCGTCACCACTCTCTCCTACCGATTTGCCGAGCCAAACACGATCGATGTTGCTCCAG GCTTTGACCAAGAGGCTGCAGCTGTTTTGATGACGCGTCTGGCGGTGTTCAAAACAGAGTCGGAGGAGTCTCTGGATGTCCTGCGGTGGCTGGACAGGAAACTCATTCGTCTCGTTGCTCGCTTTGCCG ATTACCAGAAAGACGATCCGAGCTCCTTCCACCTCTCCACGGAGTTCAGCATATACCCGCAGTTCATGTATCACCTGCGGCGCAGTCACTTTCTGCAGACCTTCAATGCGTCGCCTGACGAGACGGCGTATTACCG CTCTGTGCTTCTCCGTGCAAGCGTGATGAACGCTCTCGTCATGATTCAGCCTGCGTTGTTGGAGTACTCCTTCGAACAGCAGGGACCACCACAGCCTGTGCTGCTCGACGCGCAAGCTCTCAAG CCGAACGTCATCTTGTTGCTGGACTCGTTCTTCCATGTGGTCGTCTGGCATGGGGAGCTCATCCACCAGTGGCGAGAGCAGGGCTTCCATAATATGCCGGAGTACGAAAACTTGCGACAGCTTCTTCAG GCACCACTTGAGGACGCAAAAGTCATTCTCGACGAACGGTTCCCTGTTCCCAAGTACGTCCAGTGCAACAGCGGCGGAAGTCAAGCTCGCTTTTTATTGGCAAAAGTCAATCCATCAACCAACTACGCACAAACTGCAGGAGGAGGTGCCGCCATGGCAGGCCTCATGGGAGATTCTGGCGCAGCTGGCGAGAGTTTCATCAACACGGACGATGTCAGTCTCAAGGTTTTCATGGATCACCTCATCAAACTGGCAGTCCAGAGCTAG